From the genome of Globicephala melas chromosome 16, mGloMel1.2, whole genome shotgun sequence, one region includes:
- the UTF1 gene encoding undifferentiated embryonic cell transcription factor 1 yields the protein MLLRPRRPPPPAPPSPASPDSEQRLAGGVPGTPPGRPASPGALATPAPPGSPASPGSPVSPGSAQRTPWSARETELLLGTLLQPAVWRALLLDRRQALPTYRRVSAALARQQVRRTPAQCRRRYKFLKDKVRDAHGQPPGPFDAQIRQLMGLLGDSGRRRGRRRSPGPGRPPRGRRPAPAAPAEPGAPPLPAAREPDADPAWTLRFSPSPPKSADAPRAPGSPTAVSTFTPAPGRPEDPEPFRAPPSPPPPSSPGPTREDPDSPPGRPEDHVPPQPAPPSLNAALLQTLGHLGDIVSILGPLRDQLLTLNQHVEQLRGSFDQTVSLAVGFILGSAAAERGVLADPRQ from the exons ATGCTGCTCCGGCCCCGGcggccgcccccgcccgccccgccgtCCCCCGCCAGCCCGGACTCCGAGCAGCGGCTGGCGGGGGGCGTCCCCGGGACCCCGCCCGGGAGGCCCGCCTCGCCCGGCGCGCTGGCGACGCCCGCGCCCCCCGGGTCGCCCGCATCCCCCGGGTCGCCCGTATCCCCGGGCTCGGCGCAGCGCACGCCCTGGAGCGCGCGCGAGACGGAGCTGCTGCTAGGCACGCTGCTGCAGCCGGCCGTGTGGCGAGCGCTGTTGCTAGACCGCCGCCAGGCGCTGCCCACCTACCGCCGCGTGTCGGCCGCGCTGGCCCGCCAGCAGGTGCGGCGCACGCCCGCGCAGTGCCGCCGCCGCTACAAGTTCCTCAAGGACAAGGTCCGCGACGCGCACGGTCAGCCGCCCGGGCCCTTCGACGCGCAGATCCGGCAGCTCATGGGGCTGCTGGGCGACAGCGGGCGCAGACGCGGCCGCCGCCGCTCTCCCGGGCCCGGGCGCCCCCCGCGCGGCCGCCGGCCAGCCCCCGCCGCGCCCGCTGAGCCGG GCGCCCCGCCGCTGCCCGCCGCCCGAGAACCCGACGCGGACCCCGCCTGGACGCTCAGGTTCAGCCCGTCCCCGCCCAAGTCTGCGGACGCGCCCCGCGCCCCCGGCTCCCCGACGGCCGTTTCCACATTCACCCCCGCGCCCGGCCGCCCCGAGGACCCCGAGCCCTTCCGCGCCCCcccctcgccgccgccgccgtcgtcccccggccccacccggGAAGATCCCGACTCGCCGCCTGGTCGCCCGGAGGACCACGTGCCCCCGCAGCCCGCGCCGCCGTCGCTGAACGCCGCCCTTCTGCAGACCCTGGGGCACCTGGGCGACATCGTGTCCATCCTGGGCCCGCTGCGTGACCAGCTGCTGACCCTGAACCAGCACGTGGAGCAGCTGCGCGGCTCCTTCGACCAGACCGTGTCCCTGGCTGTGGGCTTCATCCTGGGCAGTGCCGCCGCCGAGCGAGGCGTCCTGGCCGACCCGCGCCAGTGA